The Halalkalicoccus subterraneus nucleotide sequence CGGCACGGGAACGAGCGCGACCAGCGCGAGCTGCCAGTTGTACGTAAAGAGCACCACCGACACCCCGATGACCATCACGATCAGCCGCGAGGCGGAGTTGAGCCCGTCGTTGAGAAAGCGCTCGAGCTGGTTGACGTCGTTCGAGAGGATACTCATGAGCTCGCCGGTCTGCTTATCGGAGAAGAACTCCATGCCCAACCGCTGCATGCGCTCGTAGGTGTCGACGCGGACCTCGTGGGTGATGTTCTGGGCCGAGGCGTTCCAGCCCCAGTTTCGCAGCCAGTGAAAGACCGCACCGACGGCGAACGACCCGGCGATGATCGCGACCGTCAGCGCGAACTGCCCCTCCTGCGTGGATGGGAGCCACGACGCCGGGACGGGCCCGAGGCTGAACACCCGCGAGTCGTTGAAGATCGCGTCGATTGCGACACCGAGCATCAGCGGAGGGATCAGATCGAGCAACCGCGCGAGAACGCTCGCGACGATTGCGACGGCGTACTCGAAGGAGTTGTCCGAACCGTACCGGCGAAACAGCCGCCGCATCGAGTCGTCGACCTTCGCTCGCTGTTCCTCGAAGGGGTCGTCCGCGTCACCGACAGCCATTACGGTACCTCGGGGATCGACGGCAAAAAGGGTTGTTACGAACCGAAACTCGGCTATGGATATTCGATATCGACCCGGTCGCCCTCGGTGATCCCGTTCTCATCGGCGTAGCCGTAGTTCACCTCGAGTACCCACTTGCCCTCGCCGCGATAGTGCGTCAGATCCGACCCGTCCGATTCGGTCTGCGCCTCGTGGATCGCCGTGATCTCGCCGTCCTCGCCGACGAAGATGATGTCGATCGGGAACGCCATGTCGCGCATGACGAAGCTGTGGGAACTCTCGCTTTCGAAGACGAACACCATCCCCGCGTCGTCGCCGAGCGATTCGTGCTCCGAGAGTCCGGTGTACCGTTGGGGCGGCGTGTCCGCGACCTCGGCCTCGACGGTCGCGAGCGTCCCGCCGTCCTCGTCGCTGATCGTCACGGTCGCTCGGTCCTCGCTGCCGGTGATGATCGCGAACGCACCCAGTTGGTAAGCGAGCGCCAGAACGAGGGCGGCGCCCAGAACCAGCGCGAGCGCCAACGACAGACGACGGCGGACCATATTCGGGGGAGGGAACGGTGCGAGTAATGGTTTCCGGTCGAGAGGGAAACCGTTATTCCATCACGTCGATTTGGTTCGGTTACGGGTTCGTGGTCTAGTTGGTTATGACGCGGCCTTTACAAGGCCGAGACCGGTGGTTCGAATCCGCCCGAACCCATGGAGGCACGACGAGCAATCCGCGAGTCGGGCCGGAATTCTGTGAGGGCGATTGGAAACAGGGAGCGTCGAAGCCGTGCCCGAGGTTCGAATCCGCCCGAACCCGCTCCCTCGTTCGGCGTTGATCACCGTTCATAGCACGTGGATGGAAACCGTGATCGCCTCTGCGCTCCTCTACTAGGGGGAGAAACTGTGAAGCGACGTAGTGTACTCGGGGGATTGGTCGGAGTCGGACTGAGTGCTGGCACGCTCATCGGGGCGTACAACACGGTCGGCGGCGTACAAGCATCGGAACACGTTCCCGAGGGTTCGGAACCGGTCGATCCCGGGACGACGGTCGAAGGAACGCTCACCGACGGGGAGGACCTGTATACGATCGAACTCGCGGCAAACGACACGCTCAGTGTCGTCTTTGACTCGGAGTTCGGGGAGTGGACCGAACGACGGATCGAGGTCAGCGTACACGGCCCCGACGGCACCGTACTGGACTCGACGACGGTGACCAGCGACGAGCCACTCCGAACGGCCATCGGTGCAACGGTGCCTGAGACGGACACGTACGCCGTACGGATCGCGTCTCTAGAAGGGGAAGTCCCCTATTCGGTGATGCTCGATGTCGCCGGCGAGGATGCGAACGAACCGAACGATACCCGTGAGAGCGCAGCCGAAATCGCGACCGGTGAGTCCGTCGATGGCGTGGTCGTCGGCGACGAGGTGGACTGGTTCGCCTTCGATGCCGTGGCCGGGATGGGGATCGAACTCGAACTCACTGCCCGCGATCCGGCGCTCAACCGTGACATCGAGATGGCGCTGTTCGATCCCGAAGGGGCCGATATCGGCGTGCTTCCGACCGACAACCCCGATCGCGGCGCGTATCGAACCGATTATCGGTTCCTCGCAACGGTGGACGGCGTCCCGTCGGCGAGTGGGATCTCGGTCGTCGGTGGCGGTGTCGCCGAGGAGACCGGAACGCACTACGTCCGGGTGAGCGAGGTCGGACCCGACACCCGTCACGGTGAGCTACGCGGCTTTACCGAGTACACCCTCGACGTCGAGACGGTCGCCCTCGACGGGTCCGACCCGAACGAACGCCGGGAGACCGCGACCCGGATCGAACCGGGCGAGACGATCGACGGTGTGCTCGCCGGCTACGACCGCGATTGGTATGCGTTCGACGCCGAGGAAGGCGACGAGATCACCGTCGAGTACGAGTTCGTCGACACCACCGACGGGCTGTTGGGCACCGAACGCGCGCTCTACGGACCGACCGGTTCGGTCGTGACCGACGTCTTCGAACCGGTGATCGCCCCCGTTTCGGGGACGTACTCGCTCCTCGTCGCCCCCGACGACGACACCACCGCGAGGGACTTCCTTGCGAAGGAGATCTACCGACTGATGGTGACCGTTGGCGCGGGGTCCATGCCGACCGACCTGATGGACGTGACGTTCAGCGATCAGCCGTCGGACGGGACGGCCGTCGTGGTCGACGGAGCCACGCTTCCGGAGGGAGGGTTCGTAGCGATACACGACGGGACGGTGCTCGCGGCGGCGGATCCGGTCGGAAGCCTCCGTGGCGTCTCGGCGGCTCTCGAAGCGGGTCGTCACGGCCGGGTAGAGATCGCCCTCGATGAGCCGCTCTCGGCGACCCAGCGCCTGTGGGCGATGCTCTATCGCGACACGAACGGAACACGGGAGTTCGACGTCGAATCCACTGGAGGGGAGGAGGACGGCCCGTATACGGTTGCTGATTCCCCGGTGATGGCCGACGCCTGCATCACCGTCGTGTAGTCCGTGTCGTCGGTCGAACGTGGTACGTAGCAGGTAGCCGATCGACACGACCCGTGGGCCGAACGCTCGGTGCGAACCGGCGTTCTGTGTCCCGTTGTCGTCCGAACCGGTGCGCCGAAACGCGCTTCAGTCGTCGAAAACGACGGGCGGGTCGTCCGCGGAGAGGGGTTCGAGGCCCGTGAGATCGAGTCCCTGATGGACCGGCAGCGTATGGAGGTGCGAGGCGAGGTAGTTCTCGGTCCCGAACCCGTCGGCGTCGCGGATCTCGTATGGGAGCGGCGGCCACGGTTTCGCCGTCTCCGCGAGCGGGCCCAGTTCGTCGGGCTCCTCGACGATAACGGGGAAGTACTGCGGACAGGCACCCTCCGACAGGGAATCGAAGATCGGCTCGACGTTCGACAGGTCGCGGACCGCCCGATCCCAGGCCCGATAGTTCGCCCGGCGGGCGGCGATCACTCCCATGGGCTCGGTTCGGTCGATCACGCGTAATGCGAGGCGCGACATCGGGACCTTCGTCATCTCGTAGATCTCGCGCGGGTCCTCCTCGAGATCGCTCTTGTGGACGTGTCGGTCCGATTCGGACGCCCCGCTCCCGTTGCGGACCGTCGAGAGCGCCTGCTTGAAGACGGGCTGATCGCTCAGCACCCGGCCGAACGACCGCGCACAGTAGCGCCAATCGGCCTTCGTGTACCCACGGACCGACGCCCGACTCAACGCCCGCTCGTCGAGCGTCTCGTTCGTGACGAACAGCGCCGCCCCGTTGGGGATCGGCAGCATCTTCCTGAGGCTCGTGATTCCGATGTCGCCGAACGTCCCGAGCAACCGGTCGTCGAGCGTGCTCAGCGGGGCGTGGGCGTTGTCATCGATCGTGTACGCACCGTACTCGCGACAGCGCTCGCGGATCGCGTCGATGTCCGCACGTCGCTGCGGTTGACCGAAGTAATGGACGAACATGACCGCGAGCGTCCCCGAATCGAGAACGTCCTCGATCCCGTCGATGTCCGGTCGGAGCTCGCGATCGCAGGTGTAGTAGCGGGGTTCGAGTCCCGCCTCGCGAAACGGCTCGACGATGCCGTAGGGCAGATACGCTGGCAGGACGACGTTGTCCGCGTCGGGGCGCTCTTCGAGCAGCACGTCGATCCCGTCGCGGCACGCGACCTTTCCGTAGCCGTAAAACGAGTAGCGCGCGGCACCGCGGTCCTCGAAGTACGCCCGGACGTTCCCGGCCCGACGACGGCTGAACACGGTCGTCGGGCCGAGTTTCGGGGTTGAACGAGCCATCCGAGGTTATCTGAACGGTAACAGCGACTTGGCGGTGTTGATCGCTTCGGCCTGTGGCGAACGCTTGAGCGCGCCGTGGTACGTCGCCAGGTCGGGCGCGAACTTCGATTTGTACCGGCAGATCCGGCGCTGGTTCGCGCCGACCAGGTCGTAGCGCTCGATGCCCCGCGATTTGGCGTCGGTCATGACGTGCCAGTCGAGCAGATCGTTGACGGGGATCTCCGCGTCGCCCTTCGTCCCGCCCTGCCAGCGATAGACCGTGTCCTTGTGCTCGATGGCGACGATCCCGC carries:
- a CDS encoding DUF192 domain-containing protein; translation: MVRRRLSLALALVLGAALVLALAYQLGAFAIITGSEDRATVTISDEDGGTLATVEAEVADTPPQRYTGLSEHESLGDDAGMVFVFESESSHSFVMRDMAFPIDIIFVGEDGEITAIHEAQTESDGSDLTHYRGEGKWVLEVNYGYADENGITEGDRVDIEYP
- a CDS encoding DegT/DnrJ/EryC1/StrS family aminotransferase; the protein is MARSTPKLGPTTVFSRRRAGNVRAYFEDRGAARYSFYGYGKVACRDGIDVLLEERPDADNVVLPAYLPYGIVEPFREAGLEPRYYTCDRELRPDIDGIEDVLDSGTLAVMFVHYFGQPQRRADIDAIRERCREYGAYTIDDNAHAPLSTLDDRLLGTFGDIGITSLRKMLPIPNGAALFVTNETLDERALSRASVRGYTKADWRYCARSFGRVLSDQPVFKQALSTVRNGSGASESDRHVHKSDLEEDPREIYEMTKVPMSRLALRVIDRTEPMGVIAARRANYRAWDRAVRDLSNVEPIFDSLSEGACPQYFPVIVEEPDELGPLAETAKPWPPLPYEIRDADGFGTENYLASHLHTLPVHQGLDLTGLEPLSADDPPVVFDD
- a CDS encoding DUF7282 domain-containing protein, producing the protein MKRRSVLGGLVGVGLSAGTLIGAYNTVGGVQASEHVPEGSEPVDPGTTVEGTLTDGEDLYTIELAANDTLSVVFDSEFGEWTERRIEVSVHGPDGTVLDSTTVTSDEPLRTAIGATVPETDTYAVRIASLEGEVPYSVMLDVAGEDANEPNDTRESAAEIATGESVDGVVVGDEVDWFAFDAVAGMGIELELTARDPALNRDIEMALFDPEGADIGVLPTDNPDRGAYRTDYRFLATVDGVPSASGISVVGGGVAEETGTHYVRVSEVGPDTRHGELRGFTEYTLDVETVALDGSDPNERRETATRIEPGETIDGVLAGYDRDWYAFDAEEGDEITVEYEFVDTTDGLLGTERALYGPTGSVVTDVFEPVIAPVSGTYSLLVAPDDDTTARDFLAKEIYRLMVTVGAGSMPTDLMDVTFSDQPSDGTAVVVDGATLPEGGFVAIHDGTVLAAADPVGSLRGVSAALEAGRHGRVEIALDEPLSATQRLWAMLYRDTNGTREFDVESTGGEEDGPYTVADSPVMADACITVV